The following are encoded in a window of uncultured Sphaerochaeta sp. genomic DNA:
- a CDS encoding alanine--tRNA ligase: MKNQLTANELRQKFIDFFVSKDHTQISGASLIPENDPTVLFTTAGMHPLVPYIMGSEHPAGTRLTDYQKCIRTGDIEAVGDPHHLTFFEMLGNWSLGDYFKKEAIAFSYEFLTEILGIDPSLLSVTVFAGDDEVPRDEDAASAWEGYGIPRERIYYLGREDNWWGPAGETGPCGPDSEMFIDTGRPTCGPDCRPGCSCGKYFEIWNDVFMGYKKNSDGTYSEMERKCVDTGMGIERTIAILQGKKSVYETEVFTPIIGGIEKLSGKQYGNDEETDTSVRIVADHIRTSVFILGDQRGVAPSNVGQGYILRRLIRRAVRHAHKLGIEGSFLGELALIVLDLYKKPYPEILENKEFILKELAQEEAKFSETLAKGEREFEKMLPNLLKGKNREISGRTAFKLYDTYGYPIELTKELAAEHGFTVDEAGFNAAFEKHQEISRSGADKQFKGGLADHSEKTTALHTATHLLHKALRTVLGEHVGQKGSNITTERLRFDFTHPSAMSKEEIQQVEDMVNEQIKRNLPVTCETMTVEEAKAQGAIAFFDSKYGEQVKVYSVGDFSKEVCGGPHVESTGSMGHFKILKEQSSSAGVRRIKAVLQ, encoded by the coding sequence ATGAAAAACCAGCTCACCGCCAACGAATTACGGCAAAAATTCATTGATTTCTTCGTATCCAAGGATCATACCCAGATCAGTGGAGCTTCCTTGATTCCCGAGAACGACCCAACGGTCCTGTTTACCACCGCCGGTATGCACCCCTTGGTACCCTATATCATGGGAAGCGAACACCCAGCAGGCACCCGCCTTACCGATTACCAGAAGTGTATCCGAACCGGAGATATTGAAGCAGTAGGGGACCCGCACCATCTCACTTTCTTTGAGATGCTGGGTAACTGGTCCCTTGGGGATTACTTCAAGAAGGAAGCAATAGCCTTCAGTTATGAGTTCCTTACAGAGATCCTTGGCATTGATCCTTCCCTCTTGTCTGTGACTGTCTTTGCAGGAGATGATGAGGTTCCCCGTGATGAGGATGCTGCATCTGCATGGGAAGGGTATGGAATTCCACGAGAACGTATCTATTATCTCGGAAGAGAGGATAACTGGTGGGGACCAGCAGGCGAAACCGGTCCTTGTGGTCCAGACAGCGAGATGTTCATCGATACCGGAAGACCGACGTGTGGCCCTGATTGCCGCCCCGGGTGTTCCTGTGGGAAATATTTCGAGATCTGGAATGATGTCTTCATGGGGTACAAGAAGAACAGTGACGGTACCTATAGTGAGATGGAGAGAAAGTGCGTCGATACCGGTATGGGAATCGAACGTACCATTGCAATCCTTCAGGGTAAGAAATCTGTCTATGAGACAGAGGTATTCACCCCAATCATTGGAGGAATCGAGAAACTGTCTGGAAAACAATATGGTAATGATGAGGAGACTGACACCTCAGTACGTATTGTAGCGGATCATATTCGCACCAGCGTATTCATCCTTGGAGACCAGAGAGGGGTGGCCCCCTCCAACGTAGGTCAGGGCTACATCCTGCGCCGTCTGATCAGAAGGGCTGTGAGGCATGCACATAAGTTGGGAATTGAAGGATCCTTCCTGGGAGAGCTTGCACTTATCGTTCTTGATCTCTACAAGAAGCCCTACCCTGAGATCCTGGAGAACAAGGAGTTCATCCTTAAGGAGCTGGCTCAGGAAGAGGCAAAGTTCTCCGAGACCCTGGCAAAGGGTGAGCGGGAGTTTGAGAAAATGTTGCCCAACCTGCTCAAGGGAAAGAACCGGGAGATTAGCGGAAGAACCGCCTTCAAGCTCTACGATACCTATGGCTATCCCATCGAGCTTACCAAGGAATTGGCTGCAGAACATGGTTTCACTGTTGATGAGGCTGGCTTCAATGCTGCCTTCGAGAAGCACCAGGAGATCAGTCGAAGTGGTGCAGATAAGCAGTTCAAGGGTGGTCTTGCCGACCATAGCGAGAAAACCACTGCGCTGCATACAGCAACCCACCTGCTTCATAAGGCATTGAGAACGGTGCTTGGCGAGCATGTAGGGCAGAAGGGCTCCAACATTACAACCGAGCGACTCCGCTTTGACTTCACGCACCCTTCTGCCATGAGCAAGGAAGAGATACAACAGGTCGAGGACATGGTCAACGAGCAGATCAAGCGTAATCTACCGGTAACCTGTGAGACCATGACTGTTGAGGAAGCAAAAGCACAAGGTGCCATTGCATTCTTTGACAGCAAGTACGGGGAGCAGGTGAAAGTCTACTCAGTCGGGGATTTTTCCAAGGAGGTCTGTGGAGGCCCCCACGTGGAGAGTACCGGCAGTATGGGTCACTTCAAGATTCTCAAGGAGCAATCTTCCTCGGCAGGGGTGAGAAGGATCAAGGCTGTTCTTCAATAA
- the hflX gene encoding GTPase HflX yields the protein MGSTHTEDTEKNISGLDIQDERQRALLLVLVNSEDTPQTTQNRAQELEALVDTMGPLTIHTEHIPLRKVHSATMIGSGKVEQIKALIEEKEPDLIVFDCPISPRVQRNLESILSICVIDRDEVILQIFADRAATKEAVLQVELARLEYSLPRLTRRWTSLGRQHGGVKGTRGEGEKQLELDRRQIQEKIVSLKAQLEKVVQQRNTQRSQRMNTNIPTGAIVGYTNSGKSSLLNALTSAGVLAENKLFATLDPTTRKVKLPGGEEILLSDTVGFVSDLPHHLVQAFKSTLEEARYADFLIIVCDAAHPNMLASYTTTVEVLEDLGCTDKPAIVLANKMDMVRDSFAVSRLKSLYPVVIETSIKEGTGLESLLEQITKTLGDLYPTATYFLPNSRHDLVAHIHRHGQVESIDYQGEGILVRTRIQPRFQGPLSEFRKS from the coding sequence ATGGGTAGTACACATACAGAAGACACTGAAAAGAATATTTCCGGCCTCGATATACAAGATGAACGACAGAGAGCACTGCTCTTGGTTCTTGTAAACAGTGAAGACACACCGCAAACCACACAAAACCGTGCACAAGAGCTGGAGGCCTTGGTAGACACCATGGGCCCACTTACCATTCATACCGAGCATATCCCGCTCAGGAAGGTGCACAGTGCAACCATGATCGGAAGCGGTAAGGTGGAACAGATCAAGGCCCTGATAGAAGAAAAAGAGCCTGACCTGATCGTATTCGACTGCCCGATCAGTCCTCGTGTGCAGCGCAACCTGGAGAGCATTCTCTCCATCTGTGTGATAGACCGTGATGAAGTCATCCTTCAGATCTTTGCAGACAGAGCGGCAACCAAGGAAGCAGTACTGCAAGTTGAACTCGCACGACTTGAATATTCGCTGCCCAGACTAACGAGAAGATGGACAAGTCTTGGAAGGCAACATGGTGGAGTGAAGGGAACCCGCGGAGAGGGTGAAAAACAGCTTGAACTCGATAGACGGCAGATTCAGGAGAAAATTGTCAGCTTGAAAGCTCAGTTGGAAAAGGTAGTACAACAACGCAATACCCAACGCAGCCAGCGAATGAATACCAACATTCCTACGGGTGCCATTGTTGGATACACCAACAGCGGCAAGTCCAGCCTGCTCAATGCCCTAACCAGTGCAGGGGTCCTTGCAGAAAACAAGCTCTTTGCGACCTTGGATCCCACCACCAGAAAGGTAAAGCTCCCAGGAGGAGAAGAGATTCTGCTCTCCGATACGGTCGGATTTGTCAGCGACCTACCCCACCATCTTGTCCAGGCATTCAAGAGCACGCTCGAGGAGGCCCGTTACGCAGATTTTCTCATCATTGTCTGTGATGCTGCCCATCCCAATATGCTCGCAAGCTACACGACCACCGTTGAGGTACTTGAGGATCTTGGCTGTACTGATAAACCAGCCATTGTGTTGGCAAACAAGATGGATATGGTACGTGACTCTTTTGCCGTCAGTAGGCTCAAGTCACTCTATCCTGTAGTTATTGAGACCTCCATCAAAGAGGGAACCGGTCTCGAATCCCTGCTTGAGCAGATTACCAAGACCCTTGGTGACCTCTATCCCACGGCAACCTATTTCCTCCCCAACTCCCGCCATGACCTGGTTGCCCATATCCACCGCCACGGACAGGTTGAATCCATTGACTACCAAGGGGAGGGAATCTTGGTAAGAACGAGAATCCAGCCTCGCTTCCAAGGTCCGCTCAGTGAGTTCCGCAAATCATAA
- the ychF gene encoding redox-regulated ATPase YchF, translating to MGVNCGIVGLPNVGKSTIFSALTAAPAEVANYPFCTIDPNVGIVSVPDKRLDKIATLIPPERVIPATFEFVDIAGLVAGASKGEGLGNRFLASIREVGVIAHVVRCFENSDIVHVNNKIDPLGDIETINIELALADLDTVTNRWAKQSKLNRLSKEAQKDMEKSLPVLAKLKDCLEQGKSARSLQLDEDELALVSDLHLITLKPVIYVCNVDEEGIVEENVFVKQVRAVAEGEGSEVVVICGKIESEIAVLETEEEKQEFLEAVGLQESGLNQLIRSAYHILGLRTFFTAGSDEDRAWTFRAGYKAPQTAGVIHSDFERGFIKAEVYNCEDLFTYGSEQKVKVAGKLRMEGKEYLVQDGDIMHFKFNV from the coding sequence ATGGGTGTTAATTGCGGCATAGTTGGGCTCCCCAACGTAGGAAAATCTACAATATTCTCAGCACTTACGGCAGCTCCTGCCGAAGTAGCGAATTATCCTTTCTGTACCATCGATCCCAATGTGGGAATCGTTTCCGTTCCTGATAAGCGGCTGGACAAGATTGCCACCCTGATTCCGCCTGAGAGGGTTATTCCTGCAACGTTCGAATTTGTCGATATTGCAGGGTTGGTAGCAGGTGCAAGCAAGGGAGAGGGGCTGGGTAACCGGTTTCTCGCTTCAATCAGGGAAGTTGGGGTAATCGCGCACGTGGTTCGCTGCTTTGAAAACAGCGATATCGTTCATGTTAACAATAAGATCGATCCATTGGGGGATATCGAGACCATCAATATTGAGTTGGCTCTCGCTGACCTCGATACGGTGACAAACCGATGGGCAAAACAATCGAAGCTGAATCGGCTGAGCAAAGAAGCACAGAAAGATATGGAGAAATCCCTTCCAGTGCTTGCAAAGCTCAAAGATTGCCTTGAGCAGGGAAAGAGTGCACGCAGCCTGCAACTTGATGAGGATGAACTTGCACTGGTCTCTGACCTTCACTTGATCACTCTCAAACCAGTCATCTATGTCTGCAACGTAGATGAGGAAGGCATTGTTGAAGAAAATGTATTCGTGAAGCAGGTGAGAGCTGTTGCTGAGGGAGAAGGTTCAGAGGTAGTGGTTATCTGTGGAAAGATTGAGTCAGAGATTGCAGTATTGGAAACAGAGGAGGAGAAGCAGGAATTTCTCGAAGCTGTAGGGCTTCAGGAATCCGGTCTCAACCAGCTGATCCGTAGTGCCTACCACATTCTTGGCCTACGTACCTTCTTCACTGCAGGTTCTGATGAGGATAGGGCGTGGACCTTCCGCGCCGGATACAAGGCTCCACAGACTGCTGGAGTTATTCACTCAGATTTTGAACGGGGATTTATCAAGGCCGAGGTATATAACTGTGAAGACCTTTTTACCTATGGAAGTGAACAGAAGGTCAAGGTAGCAGGGAAGCTGAGGATGGAAGGCAAAGAGTACTTGGTGCAGGATGGGGACATCATGCACTTCAAGTTCAATGTCTAG
- a CDS encoding OPT/YSL family transporter, which produces MNRHLTLRGALIALVGLLVITASSMYVALRMGALPWPTIFVTVVSLAALKRAKGSTLQEINVTHTIMSSGAMVAGGLAFTLPGLWMINPNANFSTISLIILTVVGAILGTLFSALYRKKLIVDEALPYPMGIASYNTLQAGSKGGAGAKTLFASMGGSVIFTVLRDGFGKIPALLTLFKGSAMIPAFSIWVSPMAMGIGAIIGPLFALLWFGGAIFGYYILTPLGIQGGLFASMAEADVFRSNLGIGLMIGTGLGVFFKAAGSKLLAQKKLEEKPKATFNRTTLVVAFVLLFSVVLLSLGTELGLIEALVLMAGIYLATYLSGMLTGQTGINPMEIFGILVLLVIQLISNPSLIASFSIAAVVAVACGLTGDVMNDLKSGYLLKTDPKQQILGEGIGGVIGAVLSVFVLLIMKASFGGFGTAELPAPQAAAVSAMVGGLGHIPAFLIGLGIGLVLYLANIPSATLGLGVYLPIYISSVMGLGALISGGLKLALKKRTEAAKLQDKTGLVASGLLGGEGITGVAIAILSMLK; this is translated from the coding sequence ATGAATAGACATCTTACCCTTCGTGGTGCCCTTATTGCTCTTGTCGGGTTACTAGTGATCACTGCCAGTTCCATGTATGTAGCACTCAGAATGGGAGCACTCCCCTGGCCAACCATCTTTGTAACGGTGGTCAGTCTGGCAGCGTTGAAACGGGCAAAAGGTTCCACACTCCAGGAAATCAATGTAACCCATACCATCATGAGTTCAGGGGCTATGGTTGCAGGGGGCTTGGCATTTACCCTCCCAGGGCTCTGGATGATCAACCCCAACGCAAATTTTTCTACCATCAGCCTTATCATCCTGACTGTGGTTGGTGCTATTCTGGGAACCTTGTTCTCTGCGCTATATCGAAAGAAGCTCATCGTTGATGAGGCTCTTCCCTATCCAATGGGTATAGCGAGCTACAATACCTTGCAAGCGGGAAGCAAAGGTGGAGCAGGGGCAAAGACGCTCTTTGCATCCATGGGAGGATCAGTTATCTTCACCGTCTTGAGGGACGGGTTTGGAAAAATCCCTGCCCTGCTGACTCTATTCAAGGGAAGTGCAATGATTCCTGCCTTCTCCATCTGGGTCAGTCCTATGGCAATGGGAATTGGTGCGATTATCGGGCCACTGTTTGCTTTGCTTTGGTTTGGTGGGGCGATCTTTGGATACTACATCCTTACCCCGCTGGGAATCCAAGGTGGGCTCTTTGCCTCAATGGCAGAGGCTGATGTATTCCGCTCCAACCTGGGAATTGGTTTGATGATCGGAACAGGGCTTGGAGTCTTCTTCAAGGCAGCAGGATCCAAGCTGCTTGCCCAGAAGAAACTTGAAGAAAAACCCAAGGCGACATTCAACAGAACCACTCTGGTTGTAGCATTCGTACTGCTTTTCTCTGTAGTTTTACTCTCACTTGGAACAGAACTCGGCCTTATCGAGGCACTTGTCCTGATGGCAGGCATTTATCTTGCAACCTACCTCTCGGGTATGTTGACAGGCCAGACAGGCATCAACCCAATGGAAATATTCGGCATCCTGGTCTTGCTTGTCATCCAGCTGATTTCCAACCCCTCCCTCATCGCTTCCTTCAGCATTGCCGCAGTAGTTGCCGTTGCCTGCGGGTTGACCGGTGATGTCATGAATGACCTAAAGAGTGGTTATCTCCTGAAAACCGATCCAAAGCAACAAATTCTTGGCGAGGGTATCGGGGGAGTCATCGGTGCAGTGCTCTCCGTATTCGTGCTCTTGATCATGAAGGCTTCGTTCGGTGGATTTGGAACTGCTGAGTTGCCCGCTCCCCAGGCAGCTGCAGTCTCGGCCATGGTTGGAGGTCTTGGTCATATTCCTGCATTCCTTATCGGGCTTGGCATTGGTCTGGTGCTCTACCTAGCAAATATTCCCAGTGCAACCCTCGGTCTTGGTGTATACCTGCCAATTTACATCAGTTCCGTGATGGGACTCGGAGCGCTTATCTCCGGTGGTTTGAAACTGGCTCTCAAGAAGCGCACCGAGGCAGCAAAACTGCAAGACAAGACTGGATTGGTCGCCAGCGGTTTGCTCGGTGGTGAAGGTATCACGGGAGTAGCCATCGCTATCCTTTCGATGCTGAAGTAG
- the rlmN gene encoding 23S rRNA (adenine(2503)-C(2))-methyltransferase RlmN has protein sequence MEQTNTMPRSLYGLDAEAIAEVLSLPRAFYGKQIYQWLVKGVTSFDEMTNLPKAERLRLKEVIGSAVSSTVETSETDEGGATKMGIRLHDGRVVECVLLIDKRGRHTACLSSQVGCAMGCTFCRTGTMGLLRNLSADEIIEQYIHLLAVTDQPITHIVYMGMGEPLANINPVIQSIHYLHAKESFNISLRRITISTCGVVPGILRLAEQKLPVRLAVSLVSADNRLRSKIMPVNEKWDIMALKKALMVYQHVGGKRFTIEYCMLRRVNTDEFSAKKLATYVAGMNVVVNLIPWNPAEELPYETPSEDEIDTFCRELDRYRVNYTRRRSRGREINGACGQLAVPINKGLDYELMIDDEDDE, from the coding sequence ATGGAACAAACAAATACTATGCCACGCTCGCTCTATGGGCTGGATGCAGAAGCTATCGCAGAAGTGCTTTCCCTTCCCAGGGCCTTCTATGGAAAACAGATTTATCAGTGGCTCGTCAAGGGTGTCACCTCCTTCGACGAGATGACCAACCTTCCCAAGGCTGAGCGATTACGTCTCAAGGAAGTGATAGGGAGTGCTGTCTCATCAACAGTTGAAACCAGTGAGACGGATGAAGGTGGAGCCACAAAGATGGGCATCCGTCTCCACGATGGAAGAGTCGTCGAGTGTGTCTTGCTTATAGACAAGCGTGGCCGGCATACGGCATGTCTTTCCAGCCAGGTTGGCTGTGCAATGGGATGCACATTTTGCAGAACAGGTACCATGGGTTTGCTGAGGAACCTCAGTGCCGATGAGATTATCGAACAATACATTCACCTCCTAGCGGTAACTGACCAGCCCATCACCCATATCGTGTATATGGGAATGGGAGAGCCCTTGGCAAATATCAATCCGGTAATCCAATCGATCCACTACCTACACGCAAAAGAGAGCTTCAACATCAGCCTGAGGAGGATAACCATCTCCACCTGTGGAGTGGTCCCTGGGATCTTGCGACTTGCAGAGCAGAAGCTCCCAGTAAGACTTGCAGTCTCCTTGGTGAGTGCCGACAATCGCCTCCGCTCGAAGATTATGCCGGTAAATGAGAAGTGGGATATCATGGCTCTGAAGAAGGCCTTGATGGTGTACCAACATGTTGGAGGGAAACGATTCACCATCGAGTACTGCATGTTGCGTAGGGTAAATACTGATGAGTTCAGTGCCAAGAAACTGGCTACCTATGTAGCAGGAATGAATGTCGTGGTGAATCTCATCCCCTGGAACCCCGCTGAGGAACTCCCGTACGAGACCCCAAGCGAAGATGAGATCGATACCTTCTGTCGTGAACTTGATCGATACCGTGTCAATTATACCAGGCGACGATCACGAGGAAGGGAAATAAATGGGGCATGCGGACAGCTGGCGGTGCCCATCAATAAAGGTCTCGACTACGAGTTGATGATCGATGATGAGGATGACGAATAA
- a CDS encoding B12-binding domain-containing radical SAM protein — translation MNISLVSCCLEEGNLSYPLGVLCIQSALEAADMRAKHLPFTLADDPSQAALDVARMQPQVVGLSVYLWNRTWMDSFTEALRAQSSDLVIFAGGPEATANPSSFDLSILDFLILGEGEEAVVKAISAIKEGKEIKGGGIVTNLNELSWAPSPDLSVLPSPLLNHHADHFLKEGSSVLWEMTRGCPFHCSFCFESRGQRSVRHFPLAQLEAELDLLVAKQVGEVYILDPTFNMDKERTLTILSMLTEKQSDIHFVFEIRAELLDNELADAFARINCALQIGLQSSDQAVLKTANRRFDSKLFAKKISFLNARGIPFGLDLIIGLPNDNLRSFVKSVDYAVSLKPSNLDVFPLSLLPGTLVAEQAKEFSITHLQKAPYTIIESPTFPQKDMQKALVLKESLDLFFTKGQAGMWLQKLSEVVSLSPSSILFSFSSFLEAYLKRSGEQAEDIDIYLLQETFVRSFLRKLGLVQYEAVMLSFIELHQGIAFFHEYGESPVLQLSYSLDALSEFEHLSADAFLKRYPEREEESLGITIDMDGRLLFVPLQ, via the coding sequence ATGAATATCTCTTTGGTTTCCTGTTGTCTTGAAGAAGGCAACCTCAGTTATCCTCTCGGCGTACTCTGCATCCAAAGCGCGCTCGAAGCAGCAGATATGAGAGCAAAACACCTGCCCTTTACGTTGGCTGATGACCCCTCACAGGCGGCTCTCGATGTTGCAAGAATGCAGCCACAGGTTGTTGGTCTTTCTGTCTATCTCTGGAACAGAACCTGGATGGATAGCTTCACTGAGGCACTGAGAGCACAGAGCTCTGACCTGGTTATTTTTGCAGGAGGCCCAGAGGCTACCGCCAATCCTTCAAGCTTTGACCTATCAATTCTCGACTTTCTCATACTTGGGGAGGGAGAAGAAGCGGTTGTAAAGGCAATTTCTGCCATCAAGGAAGGAAAGGAAATCAAAGGGGGAGGGATTGTGACCAATCTCAACGAGCTCTCCTGGGCTCCATCTCCTGATCTTTCCGTGCTTCCTTCCCCACTCCTCAACCATCATGCGGATCATTTTCTGAAAGAGGGTTCAAGCGTTCTGTGGGAGATGACACGAGGTTGTCCGTTTCACTGTTCTTTCTGTTTTGAATCCAGGGGACAACGCTCTGTCCGGCATTTTCCACTTGCGCAACTTGAAGCAGAACTTGATCTGCTTGTTGCCAAGCAGGTTGGAGAGGTGTACATTCTCGATCCAACCTTCAATATGGACAAAGAGCGTACCCTCACGATTCTGTCCATGCTTACAGAAAAGCAGAGTGACATCCATTTCGTATTCGAGATCAGGGCAGAACTTTTGGACAATGAACTTGCAGATGCCTTTGCAAGAATCAACTGTGCCTTGCAGATAGGGCTGCAAAGCAGTGACCAAGCAGTTCTGAAAACCGCCAACAGGAGATTTGACAGCAAGCTCTTCGCAAAGAAAATCTCTTTTCTCAATGCACGCGGAATTCCCTTCGGCCTAGACCTCATCATTGGACTTCCCAATGACAATCTCAGGTCATTCGTCAAAAGTGTTGACTATGCGGTCTCCTTGAAGCCGAGCAATCTTGATGTATTTCCCCTCTCCCTGCTTCCAGGAACCCTGGTTGCAGAGCAAGCAAAGGAGTTTTCAATCACTCACTTGCAAAAAGCCCCCTATACCATTATTGAGTCTCCAACGTTTCCTCAGAAAGACATGCAAAAAGCTCTGGTATTGAAGGAATCACTTGATTTGTTTTTTACAAAAGGACAGGCAGGCATGTGGTTGCAGAAGCTCAGCGAGGTGGTTTCCTTGAGCCCCTCTTCGATTCTCTTCTCTTTCTCCTCGTTCCTGGAAGCGTATCTAAAGAGAAGTGGGGAGCAAGCAGAGGATATAGACATCTACTTGCTGCAAGAAACGTTTGTCCGCAGCTTCCTCAGAAAGCTTGGTCTTGTTCAGTATGAGGCTGTCATGCTCTCATTCATTGAACTACATCAAGGGATTGCCTTTTTCCATGAGTACGGAGAAAGTCCAGTCCTGCAACTCTCCTACTCGCTGGATGCTCTCTCTGAATTTGAACATCTCTCAGCGGATGCATTCCTGAAGAGATACCCTGAAAGGGAAGAAGAAAGTCTTGGAATCACCATCGATATGGATGGAAGACTGCTTTTTGTACCCCTTCAATAG